From Pontibacter actiniarum, a single genomic window includes:
- a CDS encoding PD-(D/E)XK motif protein, producing MIDYQEIWESVNAESVSSGRQRLVARRVRTSGAFPIFLASDYKSGLRLLYLKADSLQQLDLNELPGIKGLEVCRQITTIGGFSDKEFIKFSQVIPASDRIFEYFISDLCDAVAVLKDASSLFRELHKILSAWKIFFEGREKPVLSLSAQKGLVGELVFLKEHLLYLFTHQEAISFWTGADKTTHDFQLGENAVEVKATSSKQHKKFTVSSERQLDEVGLKHLYLAIFTLRLHQNLPARSLPVLVQEIQDILQEDPVAFFHFNLKVTKYGYSMEHAAHYKTGFTVADAKMYEVKEGFPRVMSSGLPDGVGDLKYTVAVAACTPFEVNMEVIHTP from the coding sequence ATGATTGATTATCAAGAAATTTGGGAATCCGTCAATGCAGAGTCAGTCAGTAGCGGAAGGCAGCGACTGGTCGCGCGTCGTGTCAGAACAAGCGGTGCGTTTCCAATTTTTCTGGCTTCGGATTACAAGAGCGGCCTCCGCCTGCTGTATCTTAAGGCTGATTCTTTGCAACAGCTTGATTTAAATGAGCTTCCAGGAATTAAAGGGCTTGAAGTATGTCGTCAAATAACGACCATTGGGGGATTTAGTGACAAGGAGTTTATTAAATTTTCTCAAGTAATTCCAGCATCTGATAGGATATTTGAATATTTTATATCGGATTTGTGTGATGCCGTGGCTGTTTTAAAGGATGCAAGCAGCCTTTTTCGGGAGCTGCACAAGATCTTGAGTGCCTGGAAGATTTTTTTTGAAGGCCGGGAAAAACCAGTTTTGTCTCTGTCTGCACAAAAAGGTCTAGTGGGAGAATTGGTTTTCCTCAAGGAGCACCTGCTGTACCTTTTTACTCACCAGGAAGCCATTAGCTTTTGGACAGGGGCAGACAAGACAACCCATGATTTTCAGTTAGGAGAGAATGCGGTTGAAGTGAAAGCCACATCCAGCAAGCAACACAAAAAATTTACGGTTTCGTCGGAGCGGCAGTTAGATGAAGTTGGGCTTAAACATCTTTATCTGGCAATATTTACACTTCGTTTGCATCAGAACCTTCCTGCCAGAAGCCTGCCTGTTCTGGTGCAGGAGATTCAAGACATTCTACAGGAGGATCCGGTCGCTTTTTTCCATTTTAATTTAAAAGTCACAAAGTACGGATATAGCATGGAACATGCTGCTCATTACAAAACAGGATTCACGGTGGCTGACGCCAAGATGTATGAAGTAAAGGAGGGCTTCCCGCGTGTGATGTCATCGGGTCTGCCAGATGGTGTGGGCGATCTGAAATATACGGTTGCAGTTGCGGCCTGTACCCCCTTTGAAGTAAACATGGAAGTTATACATACGCCTTAA
- a CDS encoding Z1 domain-containing protein, producing the protein MKQRHYNLVKSIVKDSFNLFKDYLPYQVAMERAADNVLSAIDYSDIVHPNITFSSIEDVKDLLMSELQYEVNVNEGVTAGEYHSLSDSTGHIPWYRDKVAADAIEFKFWSRYKKYLLNIKGWGSETVNRLDEVTDDIIEKLEDPTIRNRPFDRRGLVVGYVQSGKTANFTGLINKGIDSGYKVIIILSGLHKNLRSQTQMRIDEEVIGRDTSDQAQVKRIGVATLQGESYINTVTFTTQDDNGDFNRGFAQQVGGIQPGTDRPMILIVKKNASVLRNLIRYFRESLETMGSDFVCQDENGSTLLNNLPLLLIDDEADQASPNTRPPENDNGELDPTAINNCIRQLLNLFNQKAYVGYTATPFANIFIHHDKSHSELGKDLFPSSFIISMEAPSNYFGPVKVFGLDDDETERGLPIHVPVLDASQAHSRFLPLRHRASDVPDYIPESLKEAVKSFIISSAIRRLRGQGNKHNTMLIHCTRFNDIQNAIGVLVEDEFNRLRGGITNFDADIVNELHLLWQRDYMRISSAMDCPIHTWEEVRDNLKPAVLKMERKPHIINGSAGDILDYKSRESTGLSVIAIGGDKLSRGLTLEGLTVSYFTRASTLYDTLMQMGRWFGYRNGFEDLCRIYTTPDLYSWYRHISTAFEKLRKEFLVMSRNKATPMEFGLRVLSHPDMMETNAMKMRHTETMKLKYQGTLTETTTISSDKATLLANFTVAEEFIQSLGKPSVDQNRRIIWKDVPVQMVLGFLNDFNTYKGLPAANAHRIAEYINLQVNKEQPELLHWNISLVTKQRERAGDMVPFAGHDIVPLERTISRPLSETIFIQRLISKTDELADFEVSEIDRISREKEVDVKGTPAASRDAGPRRTNPLLMIYLLDVRDTVENGNALLPFDKRPVAFAISWNVSGTAVELVYSINSVYQELELARYD; encoded by the coding sequence ATGAAGCAGCGACACTACAATTTGGTCAAAAGCATTGTCAAAGACAGCTTTAATCTTTTTAAAGATTACCTACCCTATCAGGTGGCAATGGAAAGGGCGGCTGATAATGTTCTCAGTGCTATAGACTACTCCGACATTGTTCACCCGAACATCACTTTCAGCTCCATTGAAGACGTAAAGGACCTGCTGATGTCTGAATTGCAGTATGAAGTTAATGTGAACGAAGGGGTTACGGCAGGTGAATATCATTCCTTGAGTGATAGTACCGGCCATATCCCCTGGTACAGGGATAAGGTGGCCGCTGATGCAATAGAGTTTAAGTTCTGGAGCAGGTATAAAAAGTACCTGCTCAATATTAAAGGTTGGGGCTCGGAGACAGTCAATAGGCTTGATGAGGTGACGGACGATATTATTGAGAAACTGGAAGATCCAACTATTAGGAACAGACCCTTTGACAGGAGGGGGCTTGTAGTAGGGTATGTGCAGTCCGGAAAGACAGCTAATTTTACCGGTTTAATAAACAAAGGTATTGACAGTGGATATAAAGTAATTATTATCCTCAGCGGTCTCCATAAAAACCTGCGCAGCCAGACGCAGATGCGCATTGATGAGGAAGTGATAGGCCGTGACACGAGCGATCAAGCTCAAGTAAAGCGGATAGGTGTAGCCACGTTGCAGGGGGAAAGTTATATCAACACAGTCACTTTCACAACACAGGATGACAATGGAGATTTTAATCGCGGCTTTGCACAACAAGTAGGCGGTATTCAGCCCGGTACAGACAGGCCCATGATTCTTATTGTCAAGAAAAATGCTTCCGTACTGCGGAACCTTATCCGGTACTTCAGAGAATCACTTGAGACCATGGGCAGTGACTTTGTCTGTCAAGATGAGAACGGAAGCACCCTCCTAAACAATCTGCCCCTGTTACTGATTGATGATGAAGCGGACCAGGCATCCCCGAACACGAGACCTCCTGAAAATGACAACGGGGAACTTGACCCCACGGCGATTAACAACTGTATACGGCAACTGCTCAACCTTTTTAATCAGAAAGCTTACGTGGGGTATACCGCCACACCTTTCGCAAATATCTTCATTCATCACGATAAGTCACATTCCGAACTGGGCAAGGACCTTTTCCCTTCCTCTTTTATCATTTCCATGGAAGCACCATCCAATTATTTCGGTCCTGTGAAGGTGTTCGGCCTGGATGATGATGAAACCGAGCGAGGCCTGCCAATTCACGTGCCTGTACTGGATGCATCGCAGGCTCACTCCAGGTTTCTGCCCCTACGACACCGAGCTAGTGATGTGCCGGACTATATTCCGGAGTCATTGAAAGAAGCCGTAAAATCTTTTATCATCAGTTCAGCCATTAGGCGTCTTAGAGGTCAAGGCAACAAGCATAATACCATGCTCATCCACTGTACGCGCTTCAATGACATACAAAATGCCATTGGTGTGCTGGTGGAAGATGAGTTTAACAGGCTTCGGGGAGGTATAACCAACTTTGATGCAGATATTGTCAATGAACTTCATTTACTGTGGCAGCGGGATTATATGCGGATCTCCTCCGCCATGGACTGCCCAATCCACACGTGGGAGGAAGTCCGGGATAACTTAAAGCCTGCGGTCCTTAAGATGGAAAGAAAACCGCACATTATCAACGGGAGTGCTGGAGACATACTGGATTATAAAAGCCGTGAGAGTACCGGCCTAAGTGTGATTGCCATCGGGGGGGATAAATTATCTCGCGGTCTGACTCTGGAAGGGCTGACTGTAAGTTACTTTACAAGGGCAAGCACCCTTTATGACACCTTGATGCAGATGGGCAGGTGGTTTGGCTACAGAAACGGGTTTGAAGATCTTTGCAGAATCTACACCACGCCTGACCTTTATAGCTGGTACAGGCATATCTCCACTGCATTTGAAAAACTGAGGAAAGAGTTTCTGGTCATGAGCAGAAATAAGGCAACCCCGATGGAGTTTGGGTTACGGGTGCTCTCCCATCCGGACATGATGGAAACCAACGCCATGAAGATGAGGCATACGGAAACGATGAAACTCAAGTATCAAGGAACGTTGACAGAAACAACCACGATTTCATCTGACAAGGCAACTCTGTTGGCAAACTTTACTGTGGCAGAGGAATTTATTCAGTCATTGGGAAAACCGTCTGTTGATCAAAACCGGCGAATTATCTGGAAAGATGTGCCGGTACAGATGGTTCTCGGTTTTTTGAATGACTTCAATACCTACAAAGGACTGCCGGCAGCAAATGCCCACCGCATAGCAGAGTATATCAACCTGCAGGTAAATAAAGAGCAACCTGAGCTATTGCATTGGAATATATCACTTGTTACGAAGCAGCGGGAAAGAGCGGGGGATATGGTTCCATTTGCTGGACATGACATTGTGCCACTGGAGCGGACTATTTCACGTCCGCTTTCTGAAACGATCTTCATACAGCGTCTGATTTCCAAAACAGACGAACTGGCAGATTTTGAAGTTTCTGAGATAGATCGGATCAGCCGGGAAAAGGAGGTCGATGTTAAGGGAACACCGGCTGCGTCACGGGATGCCGGCCCCCGCAGGACAAACCCACTGTTAATGATCTACCTGCTTGATGTGAGAGACACGGTCGAAAACGGCAATGCTTTGCTGCCATTCGACAAAAGACCTGTGGCTTTTGCTATCAGTTGGAATGTTAGCGGAACGGCAGTAGAGCTGGTTTACAGCATTAATTCTGTCTATCAAGAACTAGAGCTAGCACGGTATGATTGA
- a CDS encoding ATP-binding protein, producing the protein MNQNNNMPRRTETANYDILRPEPNSLLQSARSFGYNIETAIADLIDNSLTAGASKIAISYAIDQFTSYVRIEDNGKGMSEKELLNGLRLGSSSPLIQRGETDLGRFGLGLKTASFSQCRRLTVRTRDRFGIQSVRCWDLDIVQKEKDWVLLRQCADQNSVQNLGSLPGEGTGTIVLWEKLDRLTEAGEFKAVKEHFYRKFENVRKHLGLIFHRFIEAGEVTIFVNGDTIKPHNPFHISTRVPTSELQEEQLSINGHLITIQPYILPHESKLTGNERRQLQIIKGWTEHQGIYLYRNRRLIADGTWLDLEFRKKESQRLCRIAIDIPNTLDKEWQIDVRKASAKIPDVIRKRVRNLSLAAVEKAVKVYTHRGAYIRRKTRRQDITYTWQARVRRGKRFYEVNREHPVYELIQAKLGESAFLFQDYMKLIGESLPVSFIMQDFSDPATLMKDFFEGSEAELQSIYQNTLSALMKEGLSLQEARDKAGSLDCFQQLKNL; encoded by the coding sequence TTGAATCAAAACAATAATATGCCACGACGGACAGAGACGGCGAATTATGATATTCTGAGACCGGAACCCAACAGTCTGCTCCAGTCTGCACGCTCGTTCGGGTACAATATTGAAACCGCGATAGCGGACTTAATCGATAACAGCTTGACAGCGGGCGCCTCCAAGATAGCAATCTCTTATGCCATTGACCAATTTACATCTTATGTTAGGATAGAGGACAACGGGAAAGGTATGTCTGAGAAGGAATTGCTAAACGGACTGCGGCTTGGCAGCAGCAGCCCTCTCATACAACGGGGAGAGACGGACCTGGGCAGGTTTGGACTGGGGCTTAAAACTGCTTCATTTTCACAGTGCCGGAGATTGACTGTAAGGACAAGGGACAGGTTCGGTATACAATCTGTCCGATGCTGGGATCTTGATATTGTGCAGAAGGAAAAAGATTGGGTGTTGCTGCGTCAGTGTGCGGACCAGAACTCAGTACAAAATCTGGGCAGCCTGCCGGGCGAAGGTACCGGTACGATTGTACTGTGGGAAAAGCTTGATCGGTTAACTGAAGCAGGGGAGTTCAAAGCGGTTAAGGAGCACTTCTACCGTAAGTTTGAGAATGTCAGAAAACATCTGGGCCTTATATTCCATCGCTTCATAGAAGCTGGGGAAGTTACAATCTTTGTAAATGGAGACACAATCAAGCCCCATAATCCCTTTCATATATCAACCAGAGTTCCAACATCGGAATTGCAGGAAGAGCAGCTCTCTATAAACGGACACCTAATCACTATTCAGCCTTACATTCTGCCGCACGAGTCCAAGCTGACAGGGAACGAGAGGAGGCAGCTCCAAATCATTAAGGGATGGACAGAGCATCAAGGCATTTATCTCTACCGTAACCGCCGCCTTATAGCTGATGGCACCTGGCTTGATCTGGAATTCAGAAAAAAGGAAAGCCAGCGGTTATGCCGCATTGCTATTGATATTCCGAACACACTTGATAAGGAGTGGCAGATTGATGTGCGAAAAGCATCAGCGAAAATTCCGGATGTCATTCGCAAAAGGGTACGAAACTTAAGCCTGGCTGCAGTAGAGAAAGCTGTAAAAGTCTATACGCACAGAGGGGCCTATATTAGGCGGAAAACCAGGCGACAAGACATAACATATACCTGGCAGGCCAGGGTGCGACGGGGGAAACGGTTTTATGAGGTAAACAGAGAACATCCGGTTTATGAGTTGATACAGGCAAAGCTGGGTGAAAGTGCCTTTCTTTTCCAAGACTACATGAAACTGATAGGAGAATCACTGCCAGTAAGTTTCATTATGCAGGATTTCTCAGACCCGGCTACTCTTATGAAAGACTTCTTCGAAGGGTCAGAAGCAGAGTTACAGTCAATATATCAGAATACTTTATCTGCCCTAATGAAAGAAGGATTATCCCTCCAGGAAGCCCGGGATAAAGCAGGCAGCCTGGATTGTTTTCAGCAACTAAAGAACCTATAA
- a CDS encoding DNA cytosine methyltransferase — MNYIELFAGIGGFRSAVEHLSRDTGIELKCVGFSEIDRYALMTYGANYRLNGETAMHDIVRFAADPGNIAALPDFNVLLGGFPCQAFSLLGKKLGLEDERGKILFSIHELLKEKNPEFIVLENVRNIINHDKGKTLDLILDFFREHDYQYINYVILDTQNFGLPQRRSRIFFFCSKRKLNIELSEKAIVDNFSRIQTTSLSVYSNVLDILEKEVDSKYYLSEKIKYTILDGGTKNFWSKSQIDLDIARTLTATMVKMHRACQDNYYSDDFVHKGISHKDTPKEILYKKPVRKLTPREALKLQGFNDTFYESAMRAGVSDHQLYKQAGNALSVNTGYALLHYLFVHLKVQDR; from the coding sequence ATGAATTATATAGAGTTATTCGCCGGGATAGGCGGCTTTCGTAGTGCGGTTGAGCACCTGTCAAGGGACACAGGAATAGAATTGAAATGTGTTGGGTTTTCCGAAATAGACCGGTATGCGTTGATGACTTATGGCGCAAACTACAGGTTGAACGGGGAAACAGCTATGCATGATATTGTCCGTTTTGCAGCTGATCCCGGGAACATAGCCGCCCTGCCCGATTTTAATGTCCTGCTAGGGGGCTTCCCGTGTCAGGCCTTCAGCCTGCTGGGTAAGAAACTGGGGCTTGAGGATGAGCGGGGGAAGATCCTTTTTAGTATCCACGAGCTGCTGAAGGAGAAAAATCCTGAGTTTATAGTTCTGGAGAATGTTCGTAACATCATCAACCACGATAAAGGAAAAACACTTGATTTGATCCTGGATTTTTTCAGGGAGCATGACTATCAGTATATCAACTATGTGATTCTAGACACCCAAAATTTTGGGCTTCCACAGCGGCGGAGTAGGATTTTCTTTTTTTGCAGCAAACGGAAACTAAACATTGAGCTCTCTGAAAAAGCGATTGTGGACAACTTTAGCCGGATACAAACGACCTCCCTCTCTGTTTATTCCAATGTACTTGATATTCTAGAAAAGGAAGTTGATTCCAAGTACTATCTTTCAGAGAAAATAAAGTACACAATTTTGGATGGTGGGACCAAAAACTTCTGGAGTAAATCTCAAATAGACCTGGATATTGCGAGGACGTTGACAGCCACCATGGTAAAAATGCATAGGGCTTGCCAGGATAATTATTACTCTGATGATTTCGTGCATAAAGGAATTTCACACAAGGACACACCAAAAGAAATATTATATAAAAAGCCTGTAAGGAAACTGACACCGAGAGAGGCTTTAAAGCTTCAAGGGTTTAATGATACTTTTTATGAGTCAGCCATGAGGGCTGGAGTAAGTGATCATCAGCTATACAAACAAGCCGGCAATGCCCTTAGTGTTAATACAGGCTATGCCCTGCTGCATTACCTGTTTGTACACCTTAAAGTGCAGGATAGGTAG
- a CDS encoding DNA cytosine methyltransferase, giving the protein MLEFYEKYHPKSFISKSECLADEMDLLVLNENLNTIETEQLHIPASYREKLPLELFTRLNNLYATFRGNHASAHPLLKKYLPETRQEPQGELLFADFFSGAGGLSQGLIYAGFQPAFVNDHNTDALETYYFNHTLPLSRFFKGDIKDLLDNFLIYQHLFEKVKVVAGGPPCQGFSMANRRNFKLDIATAEKRFIEDERNKLYKYFVRLLGIIKPDFFIMENVKGMQKVKRQIEVDIREATDVEYYFTHLRLDAQRFNVPQSRDRYILIGGRDVFTLEQIGTSIKGMERSFSSYKLKDALFGLPAIGTNPVKRRPELEGEVHGFTIRKIPLEQNAFLQEINKGETVTYLFNHKSRYNNENDLEIFRRLPEGANSLHESIQELNNYRNRDHIFKDKYYKLMQDEVCRTITSHMKYDCHMYIHPSQARGLSPREAARIQTFPDCYMFRGALNDWYQQIGNAVPVKLAEVVANQIYEHYR; this is encoded by the coding sequence ATGCTCGAATTTTACGAAAAGTACCATCCGAAATCATTCATTAGTAAATCAGAGTGTTTGGCGGATGAAATGGACTTGCTGGTCCTAAATGAAAATCTAAATACTATTGAAACGGAGCAGTTGCATATACCGGCTTCTTACAGAGAAAAACTCCCTCTTGAACTTTTTACGCGCCTAAATAACCTCTATGCCACATTTAGGGGGAATCATGCCTCGGCTCACCCCCTCTTAAAAAAGTACCTGCCTGAGACGAGGCAGGAACCCCAAGGGGAGCTGCTTTTTGCGGACTTCTTCAGCGGTGCTGGGGGGTTGAGCCAGGGGTTGATTTATGCGGGATTCCAGCCTGCTTTTGTAAATGATCATAACACAGATGCGCTTGAAACCTATTACTTCAATCATACTCTACCCTTAAGCCGCTTTTTCAAGGGCGACATTAAAGATCTTTTGGATAATTTTCTGATATACCAACACTTATTTGAAAAAGTAAAGGTAGTGGCAGGAGGGCCGCCCTGCCAGGGGTTTTCCATGGCCAACAGAAGAAACTTTAAACTGGATATAGCTACAGCGGAAAAGCGCTTCATTGAGGATGAACGGAATAAGCTTTATAAGTATTTTGTCAGGCTGCTAGGCATCATCAAACCGGACTTCTTTATTATGGAGAATGTAAAGGGGATGCAGAAGGTCAAGCGGCAGATCGAAGTAGATATCCGCGAGGCAACAGATGTAGAGTACTATTTCACTCATTTGCGTCTAGATGCACAACGGTTCAACGTGCCCCAGAGCCGCGACAGGTATATACTAATCGGGGGAAGGGATGTGTTCACCCTGGAGCAGATTGGTACCAGCATCAAAGGAATGGAAAGGTCATTTAGTTCCTATAAGCTCAAGGATGCCTTGTTCGGATTGCCAGCAATTGGCACTAATCCTGTTAAGCGACGACCCGAATTGGAAGGCGAAGTACATGGTTTTACAATTCGGAAAATTCCGCTTGAACAAAATGCGTTTCTACAGGAGATAAATAAAGGGGAGACTGTTACTTATCTTTTTAATCACAAATCCAGGTACAACAATGAAAACGATCTGGAGATATTTAGGCGGTTGCCAGAAGGGGCAAATTCCCTGCATGAGAGTATTCAAGAGCTGAACAATTACAGGAACCGGGATCATATCTTCAAAGACAAGTACTACAAATTAATGCAGGATGAGGTCTGCAGGACGATCACTTCCCACATGAAGTATGACTGTCACATGTACATTCACCCAAGCCAGGCAAGAGGGTTAAGTCCCCGTGAGGCTGCCCGAATTCAGACATTCCCGGACTGCTACATGTTTAGGGGAGCATTAAATGACTGGTATCAGCAGATAGGAAATGCCGTTCCGGTAAAGCTGGCAGAAGTTGTGGCCAATCAGATTTATGAACATTACAGATGA
- a CDS encoding VWA domain-containing protein has product MTWYQSLTFIEILFGVLFLALYVGYLLRVRRVALFFKQRPHGVWFKFLLRHTYLILLVIAVLGPSFGAMKKEIKTIGKDLYIAVDLSQSMDATDVQPSRLEKAKHEVQRLISRFNSDRIGLMVFSNEAFIQSPLTFDQNALLLYTQTLRTSLLPYSGTDFAPVLQLALEKLRPQTASAAEEQKARVLVLISDGEDFGGNVEALAEQLREENIRVYTLGVGTTDGSRIPVGRSFKKDQEGQVVLTQLNPEPLVRLAELTGGAYFEVNDRVSEVSKLISAINNIEGELRESKTIDVTANKYIYPLALALALILLDMLITVKLVRI; this is encoded by the coding sequence ATGACCTGGTACCAAAGCCTAACTTTCATCGAAATCCTGTTCGGCGTGCTGTTCTTGGCGCTGTACGTGGGCTACCTGCTGCGTGTGCGGCGGGTGGCGCTGTTCTTTAAGCAGCGCCCGCACGGGGTTTGGTTTAAGTTTCTGCTGCGCCACACGTACCTTATCCTACTGGTGATCGCCGTTCTCGGCCCCTCCTTTGGCGCCATGAAGAAGGAAATAAAGACCATCGGCAAGGACCTCTACATTGCTGTTGACCTGTCGCAGTCGATGGATGCGACCGATGTGCAGCCTTCCAGGCTGGAGAAGGCCAAACATGAGGTGCAGCGCCTGATCAGCCGGTTTAACTCTGACCGTATCGGTCTGATGGTCTTCTCCAACGAAGCCTTTATCCAAAGCCCCTTAACCTTCGACCAGAACGCACTGCTGCTTTACACGCAGACGCTCCGAACGAGCCTGCTCCCCTACTCGGGCACCGACTTCGCTCCAGTGCTGCAGCTGGCGCTGGAGAAACTGCGGCCCCAGACAGCCTCCGCTGCCGAAGAGCAAAAGGCACGGGTACTGGTGCTGATCAGCGACGGCGAGGACTTTGGCGGCAACGTGGAGGCCCTGGCGGAGCAACTGCGCGAAGAGAACATCCGGGTGTATACTTTGGGAGTCGGCACCACCGACGGCAGCCGCATCCCCGTTGGGCGCTCTTTCAAAAAAGACCAGGAGGGCCAGGTTGTGCTGACACAGCTGAATCCAGAGCCCTTAGTACGGCTGGCAGAGCTAACCGGCGGCGCATACTTCGAGGTAAACGACCGTGTGAGCGAAGTCAGCAAACTCATCAGCGCCATCAATAACATTGAGGGGGAGCTGCGCGAAAGTAAAACCATAGACGTGACAGCCAACAAGTACATTTACCCGTTGGCACTGGCACTGGCGCTGATTTTGCTGGACATGCTGATAACCGTTAAACTTGTACGGATATGA
- a CDS encoding tetratricopeptide repeat protein, with protein MKAAFLAVLLLSLFSGGITAISRINASAKEAAAAYARKDYIEAIASYKYLVEDLGVQDDQLRLNLAHSYYQAGLYPQAMGMYQLLADHPTQHLRALAHLQLGNINTKQRKYKRALALYRQALVAEPGNDAARYNYELLKKYLELHPEAAKEDEEELPAPEDTPAEQDSLQAPPPASEEELEPQPRMKPDEQGQQEEEIDKPEPDQDGQQAQQAGARPQDAPQGSREREEAAGKEPGDKEGQQLNSQFDPNQQQRSTSGEDVSDEDQRAQTRRTRLRQANMSPEKAKLLLDAMRNAELQYIQQLPKKSSQSPDRSKPDW; from the coding sequence ATGAAGGCAGCTTTTTTAGCCGTGTTGCTCCTTAGCCTCTTTAGCGGCGGCATTACAGCCATTTCCCGCATCAATGCCTCTGCCAAGGAAGCCGCCGCTGCCTATGCCCGCAAAGACTATATAGAGGCCATTGCCTCCTACAAGTACCTGGTGGAAGACCTGGGCGTACAGGACGACCAGCTCCGCCTGAACCTGGCCCACTCCTATTACCAGGCCGGCCTCTATCCGCAGGCTATGGGCATGTACCAGCTCCTGGCAGACCACCCCACCCAGCACCTGCGGGCACTCGCACACCTGCAGCTGGGCAACATCAACACAAAGCAACGAAAGTATAAACGCGCACTGGCCCTCTACAGACAGGCCCTGGTTGCCGAGCCCGGTAACGATGCCGCCAGGTATAACTATGAACTCCTGAAAAAATACCTGGAGCTACACCCGGAGGCGGCAAAAGAAGACGAGGAAGAACTTCCCGCCCCCGAGGACACCCCGGCTGAGCAGGACAGCCTGCAGGCACCGCCCCCGGCTTCCGAAGAGGAGTTGGAGCCACAGCCCCGGATGAAGCCTGACGAGCAGGGCCAGCAAGAGGAAGAAATAGACAAGCCAGAGCCTGACCAGGACGGGCAGCAAGCGCAGCAGGCAGGCGCCAGGCCACAGGATGCCCCACAGGGAAGCAGGGAGCGCGAAGAGGCTGCCGGCAAAGAGCCCGGCGACAAGGAGGGCCAGCAATTAAACAGCCAGTTTGACCCTAACCAGCAGCAACGGAGCACCAGCGGCGAAGATGTGTCTGACGAGGATCAGCGGGCACAAACAAGGCGCACGAGACTACGCCAGGCAAACATGAGCCCCGAGAAGGCCAAGCTGCTGCTCGACGCCATGCGCAACGCAGAGCTGCAGTACATCCAGCAGCTGCCCAAGAAATCGTCTCAAAGCCCGGATCGCAGCAAGCCGGATTGGTAG
- a CDS encoding acyl-CoA thioesterase, which translates to MQENPTTPPKLYLESPTRIRFEDCDPFGHLNNGRYIDYFLNAREDQLRDHYQLDIYQHMQRVGKAWVAASNQISYLREVKYNEEVTVRTSLRWFTDSDLLTEGIMLNPETQEVKSVIWMRFVYIDVRKGAKAVHEDSLMDLYRSVATDGEGKPNVYFEERVRELRAAAAGA; encoded by the coding sequence ATGCAAGAAAACCCTACGACTCCGCCGAAACTGTACCTGGAAAGCCCGACCCGCATTCGCTTTGAGGACTGCGACCCTTTCGGCCACCTGAACAACGGCCGCTACATCGATTATTTTTTGAACGCCCGGGAAGACCAGCTCCGGGACCACTACCAGCTCGATATATACCAGCACATGCAGCGCGTGGGCAAGGCCTGGGTAGCCGCCTCTAACCAGATTTCCTACCTGCGTGAGGTGAAGTATAACGAGGAGGTAACGGTGCGCACCAGCCTGCGCTGGTTCACTGATTCTGACCTGCTCACGGAAGGCATCATGCTAAACCCCGAAACACAGGAGGTGAAGTCGGTCATATGGATGCGCTTTGTCTACATTGATGTGCGCAAAGGCGCCAAAGCGGTGCATGAGGATAGCCTGATGGACCTGTACCGCAGCGTGGCGACAGACGGGGAAGGCAAGCCGAATGTATACTTCGAGGAGCGGGTAAGGGAGCTTCGGGCTGCGGCCGCCGGCGCATAA
- a CDS encoding HD domain-containing protein: protein MKEELKRVLEVLHLAEKLKYELRHSWLSNGRQESVAEHTWRMSLMLVLLEPYLDNEIDVARALKMVIVHDLVEAEAGDIPAFEVFTAEMKELKRVRELKAIDNLREALGNGIGQHVYELWHEFEDKLTYEARVANALDKLEVQIQHNHASMDAWLEIEQEFVFLMGQHTEFDACLSQLKELIEELAVQKMEAAGIDVAAVKQRMLTKPAVGA from the coding sequence ATGAAAGAAGAGTTGAAAAGAGTGCTGGAGGTGCTGCACCTTGCAGAAAAACTGAAGTATGAACTGCGCCACAGCTGGCTGTCGAACGGCCGGCAGGAAAGCGTAGCCGAGCACACCTGGCGCATGTCGCTGATGCTGGTTCTGCTGGAGCCGTACCTGGACAACGAAATAGACGTGGCGCGTGCCCTGAAGATGGTGATCGTGCATGACCTGGTGGAGGCCGAGGCCGGGGACATTCCTGCCTTTGAGGTGTTCACCGCGGAAATGAAAGAGCTGAAGCGCGTGCGGGAGCTGAAAGCCATCGACAACCTGCGTGAAGCGCTGGGTAACGGCATTGGCCAGCACGTGTATGAGCTGTGGCACGAGTTTGAAGATAAGCTAACCTACGAAGCCCGTGTGGCAAACGCGCTGGATAAGCTGGAAGTACAGATCCAGCACAACCACGCCAGCATGGATGCATGGCTGGAGATTGAGCAGGAGTTTGTGTTCCTGATGGGCCAGCACACGGAGTTCGACGCCTGCCTTTCCCAGCTTAAGGAGCTGATTGAAGAGCTGGCGGTGCAGAAGATGGAAGCGGCAGGTATAGACGTGGCCGCTGTAAAGCAACGCATGCTCACCAAGCCCGCGGTAGGGGCTTAG